The genome window CTTCCCATTGCTTCCACGTGGTTAACGCTGCCGGTGGCCAGAGAGTAAAAACCGACAACCTGTTTAGTGTCTCTTTTACAAACGACGAACGTTCGTGCTGCACCAAGAGCTTGGTTTTTTAATCCCCTCTGTTTAAGCCAGTCATCAAGTACTGCCTCACCACTGACGAACTCTGCTAGTTGATGGGAGCTGGATAATGGTTCTGGTGCTGTTACACGTCCCACTGAGGTTTCCTTGCCAGAAGTTTATCAATAGCCGCCTCATCCGAAACCGGTGCATCGAGCATATCGATAAACTCTGCATACTGCTCATCGTTAAAATTAAATACGCGACGATCGAGGATCACATTCT of Enterobacter ludwigii contains these proteins:
- a CDS encoding DUF1778 domain-containing protein — protein: MKSDVQLNLRAKESQRALIDAAAEILHKSRTDFILEMACQAAENVILDRRVFNFNDEQYAEFIDMLDAPVSDEAAIDKLLARKPQWDV